Genomic segment of Candidatus Dormiibacterota bacterium:
CGCAAGTTCGACGACCCGTTGCGGGCGCAAACCGACGCGCGGCGGCGGCTTTCCGACGCCCAGCCACTTGAGGATGAAGCTCATGGCCTGCGACTGGAGCAGGCTGCCGTGGTGCCACGATGGTGGTGGGGACCGTTCGTCAGCGCGCATCCTGCGCGCTTCCTACTCCTACGTTTTTGGGCAACGGAAAAAGGAAGTCGACATCCTGTCGATTGCCCAAAAATCGCAGGTCCCCACCACCACCGTGGCACCACGGCAGCCTGCTCCAGCCCGCGAGCGCGAAATATCTGCACGCTAAAAGAGTTCGCGCACGGTCGTGCTGCGGTCGGCGTCTTCGACGTTGCGGTAGGTGCCCATCACGAAATCCATCGAGGGATTGGTGACGCCGTACCACAGGTGCTCGTTCTTGAAGTGGTGCCACAGGTGGTACTTCTTCACGTATTTGCCGATCGGCGTCTTTGGGACGAAGGGGATGTGCGCGACGTAGTGCACCCATTCGTAGTATGTGAGTGCGAGCAAGCTTCCGAAGACGAGCGACGTCGTGAGGCTCACGTCGCGGACGATCGCGTAATATACGGCGAAATACAGCGCGGCAACCGGTACCGTAAACCAGAGCGGCAGGAACAGCAGATCGAGCTTGGCCGGGTCGACGTGGTGATCGTAGTGCAACAGGTGCTGCAGCCGAAGCACGAACGGGATGCTCGTGGGTTTGGCGTGGAAGAGAAAGCGGTGCGTCGTGTATTCCGAACTGAAGAATACGGCGGCGCCGATCGCCACTCCAAGCAGCGAAAAGTGCAAAGCTCCTCGCGCGAACGCGATGGCCGCCGCGAGCAGTGCCGCCACTAATACGGCGTTACTGCCGTGTTTGAAGAACGTTCGTATCACCGGAGTCTCCTTCTCGCCGATACCGCCAAGAGCGTTCCTACTTGGACCCCGCGCCGTGCCGTACCCGTCGCGGCCGCGCTCGTAGCTAGCCGCGCCGGCGAGGTGGAGGCTGCGCCGACTTGGGCGCGATTTGGACTGGGTTCTCGAGCGCTTTCCAAGCCTTCTCGGCGGCCGGTGAGAGCGCGTCCATGTGCTTGAGGAACAGGGTCATCTGCCAGATTTGCGTGTCGGCCAGCGTGTTGGAGAACGCGGGCATACCGGTGAGGCGAATGCCGTGCTTGATCTTCCAAAACGTGACGCCTTCCGGGTCGTCGGTTACGCCGTGTTGCCCGAGTTGCGGAGCGTGCTGGTAGAGCCCGACCGCGATGTTGGAGGCCATGCCGTTGGCGACGCCGTGACAGGCGGCGCAGTTCGCGCCGTAGAGTTTGATCCCGGCGATCAGGTTCGCGTCGGTTAGGGCGACCGGATCGGGCGTGCGGGGCGCTTCGCGATCGAGGGTCATGTGGAGCGATTTCCGAGCAGCCCACGCTTCAAGACGCGACGGGGGTGAGTCGGCGTTGGCCGGAACCCAGCCTTGCGATACGGCCGCGTACGCTCCGCCGACCGACACGGCAAGCGTTAGTACGATACCGAGAATGAAACCCCTCATCGAGCCAGTATTTCTCCCATAGCGTCAAGTTCTCGGGCTCGATGCGCCTCGGTCGCAGACGACTCCTCTGCGCCCGCGCACAGGCTTCACGAAACCGCTCGGCAACATCGGCGGTTCCGAGATATGTGAGTACCGTGCAGGCGCAATTCCCCGACGAGCAACACGACGATGGGAGCTTCGTGCGGCAACAAGACGCATTTCGCGACTGGGTGCGCGCCGACGGGAGTACCCCGTATCCCGTCGTAGCCGGACGCTACCATCTGTACGTCTCGCTCGCGTGCCCGTGGGCGCAT
This window contains:
- a CDS encoding c-type cytochrome, with the translated sequence MRGFILGIVLTLAVSVGGAYAAVSQGWVPANADSPPSRLEAWAARKSLHMTLDREAPRTPDPVALTDANLIAGIKLYGANCAACHGVANGMASNIAVGLYQHAPQLGQHGVTDDPEGVTFWKIKHGIRLTGMPAFSNTLADTQIWQMTLFLKHMDALSPAAEKAWKALENPVQIAPKSAQPPPRRRG
- a CDS encoding sterol desaturase family protein; amino-acid sequence: MIRTFFKHGSNAVLVAALLAAAIAFARGALHFSLLGVAIGAAVFFSSEYTTHRFLFHAKPTSIPFVLRLQHLLHYDHHVDPAKLDLLFLPLWFTVPVAALYFAVYYAIVRDVSLTTSLVFGSLLALTYYEWVHYVAHIPFVPKTPIGKYVKKYHLWHHFKNEHLWYGVTNPSMDFVMGTYRNVEDADRSTTVRELF